In one Pseudomonas sp. R84 genomic region, the following are encoded:
- the serB gene encoding phosphoserine phosphatase SerB, whose translation MREIVLINITGVDRPGLTAAITGVLAQGGVNILDIGQAVIHDTLSFGILVEIPDSEQGKSVLKDILFKGYELDQQVRFTPVSEEDYQQWVGNQGKKRHIVTLLTRKVTAGQLQAVSSITAKYGLNIDHIDRLSGRMPLDTPADKGKGCIEFSVRGEAADPQALRAEFLSVAQELNVDIAFQEDSLFRRNRRLAVFDMDSTLIEAEVIDELAKAAGVGEQVSEITERAMAGELDFRASFKERLALLKGLDVSVLDSIGASLRLTEGAETLFAELKRLGYKTAILSGGFTYFAKQLQAKLGIDYVFANELEVVDGKCTGVAIEPIVDAQRKADLLKELAHKEGLRLEQTIAVGDGANDLPMLAIAGLGVAFRAKPLVKQSAKQAISTLGLDGVLYLLGFRDRDGQL comes from the coding sequence TTGCGCGAAATCGTCCTGATTAACATCACGGGAGTCGACCGTCCGGGTCTGACGGCAGCCATTACCGGTGTTCTGGCACAGGGTGGTGTGAACATTCTCGACATCGGTCAGGCGGTGATCCACGACACCCTGTCGTTCGGCATCCTGGTTGAAATCCCCGATTCGGAACAGGGTAAATCCGTGCTCAAGGACATCCTGTTCAAGGGCTACGAGCTCGACCAGCAGGTGCGTTTCACCCCGGTGTCCGAAGAGGATTACCAGCAGTGGGTGGGCAATCAGGGCAAGAAGCGTCACATCGTTACCCTGTTGACTCGCAAAGTGACCGCCGGCCAATTGCAGGCGGTCAGCTCGATCACCGCCAAATACGGTTTGAACATCGACCATATCGACCGTCTGTCGGGTCGCATGCCGCTTGACACGCCAGCCGACAAGGGCAAGGGCTGTATCGAGTTTTCCGTGCGTGGCGAAGCGGCTGATCCGCAGGCCTTGCGCGCCGAATTCCTCAGCGTCGCCCAAGAGCTGAATGTCGACATCGCCTTTCAGGAAGACTCGCTGTTCCGCCGCAACCGTCGCCTGGCGGTGTTCGACATGGACTCGACCCTGATCGAGGCCGAGGTCATCGACGAACTGGCCAAGGCTGCCGGTGTGGGCGAACAGGTATCTGAAATCACCGAACGCGCCATGGCCGGTGAGCTGGATTTCCGCGCCAGCTTCAAAGAGCGTCTGGCCTTGCTTAAAGGTCTGGATGTCAGCGTGCTGGACTCGATCGGCGCTTCGCTGCGTCTGACCGAAGGTGCTGAAACCTTGTTCGCCGAACTCAAGCGTCTGGGCTACAAGACCGCGATCCTGTCCGGTGGCTTCACCTACTTCGCCAAGCAGTTGCAGGCCAAGCTCGGAATTGACTATGTGTTTGCCAACGAACTGGAAGTGGTCGACGGCAAGTGCACCGGCGTGGCGATCGAGCCGATTGTCGATGCGCAGCGCAAGGCTGATCTGTTGAAAGAGCTGGCACACAAGGAAGGTTTGCGTCTTGAGCAGACCATCGCGGTCGGCGACGGCGCGAACGACCTGCCGATGCTGGCGATTGCCGGGTTGGGCGTGGCGTTCCGCGCCAAACCACTGGTCAAGCAGTCGGCGAAGCAGGCGATCTCTACGTTGGGTCTGGATGGCGTGCTGTATCTGCTGGGTTTCCGTGATCGTGACGGACAGTTGTAA
- a CDS encoding molecular chaperone, with the protein MSESRPQAFLSAPTPSQTRLSFCEATPRDLKRWIADLPKANIGETARLLYQALGELNLLLTPSDNRLNLLELLRPEVYFVCQHLERHFLHQAIMLDERSRKISNLCQALQSHLAVGYKQIVLRIAPKYSKDRAALVSMALQRAAHALKGQLLRATQLYSSPPEHLWFELHQLYRSAAELQLQHRRVHDDLASLTTELSLEQTYIAAILLGSARCNQLRQNQIARLAEVLEPWSALLKLHPANPDAGLLAISAELDAGPRYRNMFRSEQQRGLLGFDPQPLVNAIEAHLLHQDTSTPLPVPAGLSFDTLQHLHAAWGQAAERSFQRTVGQGDLTVCVGMSALHFYLGGERSFSELLKHPGARSANFSRAVAEGEKDSWSQAFDAAPQSKADEFLPYEEIQYDHLLEDESATDSTPHYPTHALPVINHSPGGYCLAWPNEVPAELQAGEMLGIQDSVGLGWSIAVIRWIRQVRGGGTQMGIELVAPHAQPCGLQLVRSRDDHSQYLRGLLLPEISAIDVPATLLAPRLPFQEGSKVLINTQGEEHRAGLDRRVASTHSFNQFAYRSLEATQNGGSEEDFDSLWKSL; encoded by the coding sequence ATGAGTGAGTCTCGCCCCCAAGCCTTCCTGAGCGCGCCAACCCCGTCGCAAACGCGCCTGTCGTTTTGCGAAGCGACTCCACGCGACCTCAAGCGCTGGATTGCCGACCTGCCAAAAGCCAACATCGGCGAAACCGCCCGCCTGCTTTATCAAGCCTTGGGCGAACTCAATCTGTTGCTCACGCCCAGCGACAACCGCCTCAACCTGCTGGAGCTGTTGCGACCCGAGGTGTATTTCGTCTGCCAGCATCTGGAGCGGCATTTCCTGCATCAGGCGATCATGCTCGACGAGCGTTCGCGCAAGATCAGCAATCTCTGTCAGGCACTGCAAAGCCATCTGGCCGTCGGCTACAAACAGATCGTGCTGCGCATTGCCCCGAAGTACAGCAAGGATCGCGCAGCATTGGTCAGCATGGCCCTGCAACGGGCAGCCCATGCGCTCAAAGGCCAGTTGCTGCGCGCCACGCAGTTATACAGCTCGCCGCCGGAACATCTGTGGTTCGAACTGCATCAGCTGTATCGCAGCGCCGCTGAATTACAACTGCAACACCGCCGCGTGCACGACGATCTGGCCAGCCTGACGACAGAGCTGAGCCTGGAACAGACTTACATCGCCGCAATATTGCTGGGCAGCGCCCGCTGCAATCAATTGCGCCAGAACCAGATCGCCCGCCTGGCCGAAGTGCTGGAACCGTGGAGTGCACTGCTCAAACTGCATCCCGCAAACCCGGACGCTGGCCTGTTGGCAATCAGCGCAGAGCTCGATGCCGGGCCGCGCTACCGCAACATGTTTCGCAGCGAGCAACAGCGTGGATTGCTTGGTTTCGATCCACAGCCGTTGGTGAATGCCATCGAAGCGCATTTGCTGCATCAGGACACTTCGACGCCGCTGCCCGTCCCGGCCGGGCTGAGCTTCGATACCCTGCAGCACCTGCATGCCGCCTGGGGTCAGGCTGCAGAACGCAGTTTTCAACGCACGGTCGGCCAAGGCGATCTGACCGTGTGCGTCGGCATGAGCGCCCTGCACTTCTACCTCGGCGGCGAGCGCAGTTTCAGCGAACTGCTCAAGCATCCCGGTGCGCGCTCGGCGAATTTCAGCCGTGCCGTCGCTGAAGGTGAAAAGGACAGTTGGAGTCAGGCATTCGATGCAGCACCGCAGAGCAAGGCTGATGAGTTTTTGCCCTACGAGGAAATTCAGTACGACCATTTGCTCGAGGATGAAAGCGCCACCGACAGCACACCGCATTACCCGACCCACGCCCTGCCGGTGATCAATCACAGCCCCGGCGGTTACTGTCTGGCGTGGCCAAATGAAGTGCCCGCCGAGTTACAGGCCGGAGAAATGCTCGGGATTCAGGACAGTGTCGGTCTGGGCTGGAGCATTGCGGTGATCCGCTGGATCCGCCAGGTGCGAGGTGGTGGCACGCAGATGGGCATTGAACTGGTGGCACCGCACGCCCAGCCCTGCGGTTTGCAACTGGTGCGCTCGCGGGACGATCACAGTCAGTATTTGCGCGGACTATTGTTACCGGAGATCAGTGCGATCGATGTGCCGGCAACCTTGCTGGCGCCGCGCCTGCCGTTTCAGGAAGGCAGCAAGGTGCTGATCAACACCCAGGGCGAGGAGCACCGCGCCGGGCTGGATCGCCGGGTGGCGAGTACGCACAGTTTCAATCAGTTTGCCTATCGCTCACTGGAGGCCACGCAGAATGGCGGGAGCGAGGAGGATTTTGATTCGCTGTGGAAATCGCTTTAA
- the asd gene encoding archaetidylserine decarboxylase (Phosphatidylserine decarboxylase is synthesized as a single chain precursor. Generation of the pyruvoyl active site from a Ser is coupled to cleavage of a Gly-Ser bond between the larger (beta) and smaller (alpha chains). It is an integral membrane protein.), which translates to MKERLFILSQYLLPHHLLSRLAGCIAECRVRWFKNAFTQWFAKRYQVDMSQALVEDLTAYEHFNAFFTRALKDGARPLDETPGAILSPADGAVSQLGPIEHGRVFQAKGHSFSVLELLGGDAANAAPFMGGDFATIYLSPKDYHRVHMPLAGTLREMVYIPGRIFSVNQTTAENVPELFARNERVACIFDTERGPMAVVLVGAMIVASIETVWAGLVTPPKRELKTFRYDEAARAPIHLEKGAELGRFKLGSTAIVLFGPDQVKWAEELVAGSPVQMGQGLALPNA; encoded by the coding sequence ATGAAAGAGCGTCTGTTTATCCTCAGCCAGTACCTGCTGCCTCATCACCTGCTGTCCCGCCTGGCTGGCTGCATTGCCGAGTGCCGCGTGCGCTGGTTCAAGAATGCCTTTACCCAATGGTTCGCCAAGCGTTATCAGGTGGACATGTCGCAAGCGCTGGTCGAAGACCTGACCGCTTACGAGCACTTCAACGCCTTCTTCACCCGCGCCCTGAAAGACGGCGCGCGTCCACTGGACGAAACTCCGGGTGCGATCCTCAGCCCGGCCGACGGTGCGGTCAGCCAGCTCGGCCCGATCGAGCACGGTCGCGTGTTCCAGGCCAAGGGCCACAGCTTCAGCGTGCTGGAACTGCTCGGCGGAGATGCGGCCAACGCAGCGCCGTTCATGGGCGGCGACTTCGCCACCATCTACCTGTCGCCGAAAGACTACCACCGCGTGCACATGCCGCTGGCCGGCACCCTGCGCGAAATGGTCTACATCCCGGGCCGGATCTTCTCGGTGAATCAGACCACCGCTGAAAACGTACCGGAACTGTTCGCTCGCAACGAGCGCGTGGCGTGCATCTTCGACACCGAGCGCGGCCCGATGGCTGTAGTGCTGGTCGGCGCGATGATCGTCGCTTCGATCGAAACCGTATGGGCCGGTCTGGTCACGCCGCCGAAGCGTGAACTGAAAACCTTCCGCTACGACGAAGCCGCCCGTGCCCCGATCCATCTGGAAAAAGGTGCCGAACTGGGCCGCTTCAAACTGGGTTCGACCGCGATCGTGCTGTTCGGGCCGGATCAGGTCAAATGGGCTGAAGAACTGGTCGCCGGTTCGCCAGTGCAGATGGGCCAAGGCCTGGCGCTGCCAAACGCCTGA
- the rhdA gene encoding thiosulfate sulfurtransferase: MSDFSGLPLVIEPSDLLPRLDSPELILVDLTSAARYTEGHLPGARFVDPKRTQLGQPPAPGLLPAKADLEALFGELGHRKDAVYVVYDDEGGGWAGRFIWLLDVIGHDKYHYIDGGLPAWLADGMPMSIQVPPIVGGPLALTLDEAPTATREYLQSRLGAADLAIWDARGPLEYSGEKVLAAKAGHIPGAVNFEWTAGMDKARQLRIRTDMPQILEDLGITKDKEIITHCQTHHRSGFTYLVAKSLGYPRVKGYAGSWGEWGNHPDTPVEI; encoded by the coding sequence ATGTCTGACTTCTCTGGCTTGCCGCTCGTCATCGAGCCGAGCGACCTGCTCCCGCGCCTCGATTCCCCTGAACTGATTCTGGTGGATCTGACCAGCGCTGCCCGCTACACCGAAGGTCATCTGCCCGGCGCACGCTTTGTCGACCCGAAACGCACCCAGCTCGGTCAACCGCCGGCGCCGGGCCTGCTGCCGGCGAAAGCTGATCTGGAGGCGTTGTTCGGTGAACTGGGCCATCGCAAAGACGCGGTCTACGTGGTCTATGACGACGAAGGCGGCGGCTGGGCCGGGCGCTTCATCTGGCTGCTCGACGTCATCGGTCACGACAAGTACCACTATATAGACGGTGGTCTGCCGGCGTGGCTGGCGGATGGTATGCCGATGTCGATCCAGGTTCCGCCGATTGTCGGTGGGCCGCTGGCATTGACCCTGGACGAAGCACCGACTGCCACACGCGAATACCTGCAAAGCCGTCTCGGCGCTGCCGATCTGGCGATCTGGGATGCGCGCGGGCCGCTGGAGTATTCCGGCGAGAAAGTGCTGGCCGCCAAGGCCGGGCACATTCCCGGCGCGGTCAATTTCGAATGGACTGCCGGCATGGACAAGGCGCGTCAGCTGCGCATCCGTACGGACATGCCGCAGATTCTCGAAGACCTCGGGATCACCAAGGACAAAGAAATCATTACCCACTGCCAGACCCACCACCGGTCGGGCTTCACTTATCTGGTGGCCAAGTCCCTCGGTTATCCGCGGGTCAAGGGCTACGCCGGTTCCTGGGGCGAATGGGGCAACCACCCTGACACGCCAGTCGAGATTTAA
- a CDS encoding HDOD domain-containing protein: MANETNVPHAKPTTIDGWVKLLDSVRLPVPQDAHDKVCRAIRDNRSSLRDIADLMQDSPALALSIIREANRHTHGTMATPAENLEVAINRLGLARTEELLARLPAEPLMQIPKALRQLQMISQHATQQANGFFASRLARLWQDIHWGSLLFLSPLWPMALTYPQLLEEWELRVIHKGESARVVEKQLFGVRLLKIAEALVQAWHLPIWVQQGYKLLLSEQRELVKVLRIARDSEHPLRQQNRLDDDPTLRRWLNQPANTVLLANGLALSAQQAWDSPHSERWQYLTSLYLQISMDEVQQQLHQQAANSARQHAMPDLWHPAVSLLWPWGTHRLPAGMLPAAAPSAEDLGQWRRQCAELLAEPSRFTNAMSLTVAARDALVASGMRRVMILMADRTQSNLRVNQTAGLPKEAAALNFVVSQSSVLQRLLAQQAQVRITPDNNAQFSALLPPGLRTLFRGEHLFLRSLVNNGRVIMIVVADQGGGPFADITVQAFGKTAQCIEKALHSFSSRGR, translated from the coding sequence ATGGCTAATGAAACGAACGTCCCACACGCAAAACCGACCACCATTGACGGCTGGGTAAAGTTGCTCGACAGCGTCCGGCTGCCCGTACCGCAAGACGCTCACGACAAGGTCTGCCGAGCGATCCGTGACAATCGCAGTTCGTTGCGCGACATCGCCGACCTGATGCAGGACAGCCCGGCGCTGGCCTTGAGCATCATCCGTGAGGCGAATCGTCACACCCACGGGACCATGGCCACCCCAGCGGAAAACCTTGAGGTGGCGATCAATCGCCTTGGCCTCGCCCGCACCGAAGAATTGCTGGCGCGCCTGCCCGCCGAACCGCTGATGCAAATCCCCAAGGCGCTGCGCCAATTGCAGATGATCAGCCAGCACGCGACGCAACAGGCCAACGGTTTTTTCGCCAGTCGCCTGGCGCGGCTGTGGCAGGACATTCACTGGGGCAGCCTGCTGTTTCTGTCGCCGCTGTGGCCGATGGCGCTGACGTATCCGCAATTGCTCGAAGAGTGGGAACTGCGGGTTATTCACAAGGGCGAATCGGCCCGCGTAGTCGAAAAACAATTGTTTGGTGTACGCCTGCTGAAAATCGCAGAAGCGTTGGTGCAGGCCTGGCACCTGCCGATCTGGGTGCAGCAGGGTTATAAACTGCTGCTCAGTGAACAACGCGAGCTGGTGAAGGTGCTGCGCATTGCCCGCGACAGCGAACATCCGCTGCGCCAGCAAAATCGCCTTGACGATGACCCGACGTTGCGCCGCTGGCTCAACCAGCCAGCCAACACCGTGCTGCTTGCCAATGGTCTGGCGCTGTCGGCGCAACAAGCCTGGGACAGTCCGCACAGCGAACGCTGGCAGTACCTGACCAGCCTTTATCTGCAAATCTCGATGGACGAGGTGCAGCAGCAACTGCACCAGCAGGCTGCCAACAGTGCACGCCAGCATGCAATGCCCGATCTGTGGCACCCGGCGGTTTCGCTACTGTGGCCATGGGGCACGCACCGTTTGCCGGCAGGCATGTTGCCGGCTGCTGCGCCGAGCGCTGAAGACCTTGGCCAATGGCGCCGCCAATGCGCCGAACTGCTCGCCGAACCGAGCCGCTTCACCAATGCGATGAGCCTGACCGTCGCCGCTCGCGATGCGCTGGTCGCCAGCGGCATGCGCCGGGTGATGATCCTGATGGCCGATCGCACGCAGTCGAATCTGCGCGTGAATCAAACCGCCGGGCTACCGAAAGAAGCAGCGGCGCTGAATTTTGTCGTCAGCCAGAGCAGCGTGCTGCAACGGCTGCTGGCGCAACAGGCACAGGTGCGGATTACCCCGGACAACAACGCGCAGTTCTCCGCGCTGCTGCCGCCGGGCCTGCGCACACTGTTTCGCGGCGAGCATCTGTTCCTGCGCTCACTGGTGAATAACGGCCGGGTAATCATGATTGTGGTCGCCGATCAGGGCGGCGGGCCGTTTGCCGACATCACCGTGCAAGCTTTTGGCAAAACCGCGCAGTGCATCGAAAAAGCCCTGCACAGCTTTAGCAGCCGTGGCCGATGA
- the motA gene encoding flagellar motor stator protein MotA: MAKIIGIIVVFASVLGGYVLSHGKIAALIQPFEVMIIGGAALGAFLQANPGYMTMHVLKKSLSMFSSRFSHTFYLEVLGLIYEILNKSRREGMMAIEGDIEDAAASPIFAKYPAVLKDERMTAFICDYLRIMSSGNMAPHELEGLFDMELYSLKEDLEHPSHAVNGIADAMPGFGIVAAVLGIVVTMASLGEGDQKSIGLHVGAALVGTFFGILAAYGFFGPLAHSLAHDAKEELNVYEAIKASLVASASGMPPSLAVEFGRKVLYPAHRPSFAELEQAVRGR; this comes from the coding sequence ATGGCTAAAATTATCGGCATCATCGTCGTATTCGCGAGCGTGCTCGGCGGATACGTGCTCTCCCACGGCAAGATTGCCGCCCTGATCCAGCCTTTCGAGGTGATGATCATCGGTGGTGCTGCACTCGGTGCATTCCTGCAGGCCAACCCCGGCTACATGACGATGCACGTGCTCAAGAAATCCCTGAGCATGTTCAGTTCACGCTTCAGCCACACGTTCTATCTGGAAGTGCTCGGGCTGATCTACGAGATCCTCAACAAGAGCCGCCGCGAAGGCATGATGGCCATCGAAGGCGACATCGAAGATGCCGCCGCGAGCCCGATCTTCGCCAAGTACCCGGCAGTGCTCAAAGACGAACGCATGACCGCGTTCATCTGCGATTACCTGCGCATCATGTCGTCCGGCAACATGGCGCCGCACGAGCTGGAAGGCTTGTTCGACATGGAACTGTACAGCCTCAAAGAAGACCTTGAGCATCCATCTCATGCGGTGAACGGCATCGCCGATGCCATGCCCGGTTTCGGTATCGTCGCGGCGGTACTCGGTATCGTGGTGACCATGGCCTCGCTGGGTGAGGGCGATCAGAAGTCGATCGGTCTGCACGTCGGTGCGGCACTGGTCGGTACCTTCTTCGGTATTCTCGCGGCGTACGGTTTTTTCGGCCCGCTGGCGCACTCGCTGGCCCACGATGCCAAGGAAGAGCTGAACGTCTACGAAGCCATCAAGGCCTCGCTGGTGGCTTCTGCTTCCGGCATGCCGCCGTCGCTGGCGGTCGAGTTCGGTCGCAAGGTGCTGTACCCGGCCCACCGTCCAAGCTTTGCCGAGCTGGAACAAGCCGTTCGCGGTCGCTAA
- the motB gene encoding flagellar motor protein MotB, with amino-acid sequence MENNQPIIIKRVKRIAGGHHGGAWKIAFADFATAMMAFFLVLWLLSTATPEQKIAIAGYFKDPVGFSESGTPYIIDLGGTPTLAPENTLNPEVKSQPQPDKVTVDTEQVEGMAEQVEKERLELLLQELQNKVDENPQLQKFKDQILFEITPNGLRIQIMDAENRPMFDSGSARLKPYFEDILLAMADTIKAVPNKISISGHTDAKPYTGTGDFGNWELSANRANAARRALIAGSYPDAQVARVVGYASSALFDKENPFNPVNRRIDIVVLTKKAQAAIEGAQGADPAKPADQGQNGAAPATPVDPNALPADQQPVPAHELRERLNLFDDAAPKPPEPGSAAPAPAAPPATVPAPTPKQ; translated from the coding sequence ATGGAAAATAATCAGCCGATTATCATCAAGCGCGTCAAGCGCATAGCCGGCGGGCATCACGGCGGGGCGTGGAAAATCGCTTTCGCCGACTTCGCCACGGCGATGATGGCGTTCTTCCTGGTGTTGTGGCTGTTGTCCACGGCAACGCCGGAGCAGAAGATCGCCATCGCCGGTTACTTCAAAGACCCGGTCGGCTTCTCCGAAAGCGGTACGCCGTACATCATCGATCTGGGCGGCACGCCGACCCTGGCGCCGGAAAACACCCTTAACCCGGAAGTGAAATCGCAGCCGCAACCCGACAAGGTCACGGTCGACACCGAACAGGTTGAAGGCATGGCCGAGCAGGTCGAGAAGGAACGTCTGGAGCTGCTCCTGCAAGAACTGCAGAACAAGGTCGACGAGAACCCGCAACTGCAGAAGTTCAAGGACCAGATCCTCTTCGAGATCACGCCGAACGGCTTGCGCATCCAGATCATGGACGCCGAGAACCGGCCGATGTTCGACTCCGGTTCTGCTCGCCTGAAGCCGTACTTCGAAGACATCCTGCTGGCCATGGCCGACACCATCAAAGCGGTGCCGAACAAGATCAGCATCAGCGGCCACACCGACGCCAAGCCGTACACCGGCACCGGTGATTTCGGTAACTGGGAATTGTCGGCCAACCGTGCCAACGCCGCTCGTCGTGCCTTGATCGCCGGCAGCTATCCGGATGCGCAAGTGGCGCGGGTCGTCGGTTATGCCTCGTCGGCGCTGTTCGACAAGGAAAACCCGTTCAACCCGGTCAACCGCCGCATCGATATTGTCGTACTGACCAAGAAAGCCCAGGCGGCCATCGAAGGTGCGCAAGGTGCCGATCCAGCGAAACCTGCAGATCAAGGTCAGAACGGCGCCGCTCCGGCAACACCGGTTGACCCGAATGCACTGCCGGCGGATCAGCAACCGGTGCCTGCACACGAGCTGCGCGAACGCTTGAACCTGTTCGACGACGCTGCGCCGAAACCGCCTGAGCCGGGGAGTGCGGCGCCCGCGCCTGCTGCCCCTCCAGCCACTGTGCCGGCCCCCACGCCGAAACAGTGA
- a CDS encoding sterol desaturase family protein produces the protein MERLKAYFQRHGNAPFKFGEGRVSGYISATLGLLSLLAVFCFLFPEWLTTAELRKVYDEQFARTTLLLGLVLSFSLGTLNILLNKRKRLGITGLVASGLAVFLGGTNVQVSSIGQTPYSLGLDWFVLALLVSAIVFIPLEKLYSKDPEQNILRPHWRTDLTYFFVSHMLVQFILIFITASSSYIAGWAMSPSLQTSVQSLPLVVQFLLAILVADLGQYWLHRLYHVVPWLWRIHAVHHSSTHMDWLAGSRVHFIEILLTRTGVLVPLMLLGFAPQALNAYVILVGVQAVLAHANVRINGGWLNYLIVLPRYHHWHHARHKDYIYKNYAIHTPLVDMLFGTFKLPPKEWPVRYGVFGKELPGGIVRQHLYAFQKPEPKMVVPKPPASV, from the coding sequence ATGGAAAGACTCAAAGCCTATTTTCAACGGCATGGCAACGCACCCTTCAAATTTGGCGAGGGGCGGGTCAGTGGCTATATATCAGCCACCCTCGGGCTGTTGAGCCTGTTGGCGGTGTTTTGTTTTCTCTTCCCGGAATGGCTGACCACGGCCGAACTGCGCAAGGTCTATGACGAGCAGTTTGCGCGCACCACGCTGTTGCTTGGTCTGGTGCTGTCATTCAGCCTCGGCACCCTGAATATCCTCCTTAACAAGCGTAAACGCCTAGGAATCACCGGTCTGGTCGCATCGGGCCTGGCGGTATTCCTCGGTGGCACCAATGTTCAGGTCAGTTCGATCGGACAGACCCCGTACTCGCTGGGCCTGGACTGGTTTGTGCTGGCGCTGCTGGTGTCGGCGATCGTGTTCATTCCTCTGGAGAAGCTTTATTCCAAGGATCCCGAGCAAAACATCCTGCGCCCGCACTGGCGCACCGACCTGACCTACTTTTTCGTCAGCCACATGCTGGTGCAATTCATCCTGATCTTCATCACCGCCTCCTCGAGTTACATCGCCGGTTGGGCGATGTCGCCAAGCTTGCAGACCAGCGTGCAAAGCCTGCCGCTAGTTGTGCAGTTTCTGCTGGCGATCCTGGTTGCCGATCTAGGTCAATATTGGCTGCACCGGCTCTACCATGTGGTGCCATGGCTGTGGCGTATCCACGCGGTGCATCACTCCAGTACGCACATGGACTGGCTCGCCGGTTCGCGTGTGCACTTCATCGAAATCCTGCTGACCCGAACCGGTGTGCTGGTGCCGTTGATGCTGCTGGGCTTCGCGCCGCAAGCATTGAATGCCTATGTGATTCTGGTCGGTGTTCAGGCAGTACTCGCCCACGCCAACGTGCGGATCAACGGCGGCTGGCTGAATTACCTGATCGTGCTGCCGCGCTATCACCATTGGCACCATGCTCGGCACAAGGATTACATCTACAAGAACTACGCCATCCACACGCCGCTGGTGGACATGCTGTTCGGCACCTTCAAGTTGCCGCCCAAAGAATGGCCGGTACGTTACGGCGTGTTCGGCAAGGAGTTGCCGGGCGGGATTGTGCGTCAGCATCTGTATGCGTTTCAGAAACCTGAGCCGAAAATGGTCGTGCCAAAACCGCCCGCCAGCGTTTGA
- the rsgA gene encoding small ribosomal subunit biogenesis GTPase RsgA has translation MAKRQLNRRQNWRIEKIQGERAARAAKRESSAVEALEGGDLGPEQTGLVIAHFGVQVEVEAVDGDQAGQVFRCHLRANLPALVTGDTVVWRAGNQGIGVIVAQLPRTTELCRPDSRGQLKPVAANVDMIVIVFAPLPEPHANLIDRYLVAAEHAGIRPLLLLNKFDLIDEQNAPALNALLAVYRTLGYPVLEVSAHHGNGMEQLQQQLDGRISVFVGQSGVGKSSLVNSLLPEVETRVGPLSELSGQGTHTTTTARLFHFPGGGELIDSPGIREFGLGHVSRADVEAGFIEFDDLLGTCRFRDCKHDREPGCALLKALEDGRIQQQRMNSYRSIIASLPENGY, from the coding sequence ATGGCCAAACGCCAACTCAATCGTCGTCAAAACTGGCGCATCGAAAAGATTCAGGGCGAACGCGCCGCACGCGCCGCCAAACGCGAGTCCTCGGCGGTCGAAGCCCTTGAGGGCGGCGATCTGGGCCCGGAGCAAACAGGTCTGGTGATCGCCCACTTCGGTGTGCAGGTCGAGGTCGAAGCTGTTGACGGCGATCAGGCCGGCCAGGTCTTCCGCTGCCACTTGCGCGCCAACCTGCCCGCACTGGTGACCGGTGATACCGTCGTCTGGCGTGCCGGCAATCAGGGCATTGGTGTGATCGTCGCGCAACTGCCGCGCACCACCGAACTGTGCCGCCCGGACAGCCGTGGTCAGCTCAAACCGGTAGCCGCCAACGTCGACATGATCGTCATCGTCTTCGCGCCGCTGCCCGAGCCTCACGCCAACCTGATCGACCGTTATCTGGTTGCTGCCGAACACGCCGGCATCCGTCCATTGCTGCTGCTGAACAAGTTCGACCTGATCGACGAGCAGAACGCCCCGGCGCTCAATGCGCTGCTGGCGGTGTATCGCACGCTGGGTTATCCGGTGCTGGAAGTCTCGGCGCACCACGGCAACGGCATGGAACAACTGCAACAGCAACTCGACGGGCGCATCAGCGTGTTCGTCGGCCAGTCCGGTGTCGGCAAGTCGTCATTGGTCAACAGCTTGCTGCCTGAGGTTGAAACCCGTGTCGGGCCGCTGTCCGAACTGTCCGGCCAGGGCACGCACACGACAACCACCGCACGGCTGTTTCACTTCCCTGGCGGCGGTGAACTGATCGATTCCCCGGGTATCCGTGAGTTCGGCCTCGGCCACGTCAGCCGCGCCGATGTCGAAGCAGGCTTCATCGAGTTCGATGATCTGCTCGGCACCTGCCGCTTCCGCGATTGCAAACATGACCGCGAACCGGGTTGTGCGCTGCTCAAGGCACTCGAAGACGGACGCATCCAGCAGCAGCGGATGAACAGCTACCGCTCGATCATCGCCAGCCTGCCGGAAAACGGCTATTAA